From a region of the Lactuca sativa cultivar Salinas chromosome 4, Lsat_Salinas_v11, whole genome shotgun sequence genome:
- the LOC128133765 gene encoding 65-kDa microtubule-associated protein 8-like: protein MGSFQSPMDTRTTAMLETSCGYLLQELQMIWDEIGEDEFEREKVLVDLEHECLQVYRRKVDNANMSRARLHQEVADSEAQFTHLLLSLDERSLPRPEKMAGALKEQLGAIAPALKKLQMRKAERMKQFRTVQSQIQKISAEIAGQSEYDDSLPDVIVNENDLSLKKLEEYQMELQRLHADKNDRLERVKNYINTIQKLSSTLGMDSSMIITKVHPSLNDLSGLTKNMSDRILDKLNSTVESLEAEKRLRIEKLRNLGNSLKKLWDLMDTPYIERALFSHISGSTSSSTNMSAPGSLAIKMIEEAEAEVERLDELKASKMKRKMQYKF from the exons ATGGGTTCTTTTCAGTCACCCATGGACACTAGAACCACAGCGATGCTCGAGACATCCTGCGGGTATCTTCTTCAAGAACTACAA ATGATTTGGGACGAAATTGGCGAAGATGAATTCGAAAGAGAAAAGGTTCTGGTTGATCTCGAGCATGAATGTCTTCAAGTTTATCGAAGAAAAGTTGACAATGCAAACATGTCGAGGGCTCGTTTACATCAAGAGGTGGCTGATTCGGAAGCTCAATTTACTCATTTGCTTTTGTCACTCGATGAACGCTCGCTTCCTAGG CCGGAGAAAATGGCCGGAGCTCTGAAAGAACAACTCGGAGCGATTGCGCCGGCGTTAAAGAAATTGCAAATGAGAAAGGCGGAGAGGATGAAACAGTTTCGAACAGTTCAGTCGCAGATTCAAAAGATTTCTGCGGAAATTGCAGGTCAATCTGAATATGACGATTCGTTACCTGATGTTATCGTAAATGAAAACGATCTATCGTTAAAGAAACTTGAAGAATATCAAATGGAGCTTCAAAGACTCCATGCCGACAAG AATGACAGGCTCGAAAGGGTGAAAAACTACATAAACACGATTCAGAAGTTATCGAGTACGTTAGGAATGGATTCATCGATGATCATAACAAAAGTGCATCCGAGCTTGAACGATTTATCGGGTCTCACCAAGAACATGAGTGATCGTATTTTAGATAAACTCAATAGCACGGTTGAATCCCTTGAAGCAGAAAAGCGTTTGCGGATTGAAAAG CTTCGAAATCTTGGGAATTCTTTGAAGAAATTATGGGATCTAATGGATACACCTTACATAGAACGAGCATTATTTTCACACATTTCTGGTTCAACGTCGTCTTCGACCAATATGTCTGCTCCTGGAAGTCTGGCCATCAAGATGATCGAGGAG GCAGAGGCTGAAGTTGAGAGATTAGATGAATTGAAAGCGAGTAAAATGAAACGAAAAATGCAGTATAAgttttaa